From the genome of Streptomyces sp. NBC_01317, one region includes:
- a CDS encoding MarR family winged helix-turn-helix transcriptional regulator: protein MPTSDAAAIAAELRTAMGKLTRRVKHEDHIPLGQVAVLGALDRSGAMTTSDLAADQRVRPQSMARAVGLLMDQHLITRRAHPTDGRKSLVELSDAGRAALEAERGRRAGWLAQAIESELTDEERVLLARSAALLERLAAR from the coding sequence ATGCCCACCTCGGACGCCGCCGCCATCGCCGCCGAACTGCGCACCGCGATGGGCAAGTTGACCCGGCGCGTCAAACACGAGGACCACATCCCGCTCGGCCAGGTCGCCGTGCTCGGCGCGCTCGACCGCAGTGGCGCCATGACCACCAGCGATCTCGCCGCCGATCAGCGCGTACGCCCCCAGTCGATGGCCCGGGCGGTGGGACTGCTCATGGACCAGCACCTGATCACGCGCCGTGCTCACCCCACGGACGGCCGCAAGTCGCTGGTCGAGCTGTCGGACGCGGGCCGCGCCGCCCTGGAGGCGGAGCGTGGCCGCAGGGCCGGCTGGCTCGCGCAGGCCATCGAGTCCGAACTCACCGATGAGGAGCGGGTGTTGCTGGCGCGGAGCGCCGCCCTGCTGGAGCGGCTCGCCGCGCGTTAG
- a CDS encoding TetR/AcrR family transcriptional regulator, producing the protein MTDKRLYSSPLRKKAAAETRERILRQAVELFAQRGYGRVTVADIAQAAGVASKTVFASVGSKSSALDQIVDKAVTDSGYEATVAHLLAATTPEAVLKALAHGTRTGNEGQFEVLEAVRGALPVHEDSEALWARATAAYRQALDEAAQHLRELSPAVRDTPREEIADMLWFWFGPTSWRTLVTESGWSWSRAEGFLYRTAGTTLGVLPAEDGMRTDEDC; encoded by the coding sequence ATGACCGACAAGCGCCTGTACAGCTCCCCGCTCCGGAAGAAAGCCGCGGCCGAGACGCGCGAGCGAATCCTCCGGCAGGCGGTGGAACTGTTCGCTCAGCGGGGGTACGGACGCGTCACCGTCGCCGACATCGCCCAGGCGGCCGGCGTCGCCTCCAAGACCGTCTTCGCGAGCGTCGGGAGCAAGTCGAGCGCCCTGGACCAGATCGTGGACAAGGCGGTCACGGACTCCGGCTACGAGGCGACCGTGGCGCACCTCCTCGCGGCGACGACCCCGGAGGCCGTACTGAAGGCACTGGCCCACGGGACCCGTACCGGCAACGAGGGCCAGTTCGAGGTCCTGGAGGCCGTCAGAGGCGCGCTCCCGGTCCACGAGGACAGCGAGGCCCTCTGGGCACGGGCCACCGCCGCCTACCGCCAGGCGCTCGACGAGGCGGCCCAGCACCTGCGCGAGCTGTCCCCCGCCGTCCGGGACACACCGCGCGAGGAGATCGCGGACATGTTGTGGTTCTGGTTCGGCCCGACGAGCTGGCGCACCCTGGTCACCGAGTCCGGCTGGTCCTGGTCCCGGGCGGAGGGCTTCCTGTACCGCACTGCCGGAACCACACTCGGGGTCCTCCCGGCTGAGGACGGAATGAGGACGGATGAGGACTGCTAA
- a CDS encoding ester cyclase produces the protein MNADELAHGLFRILETGDPSLAASVVADDNYNREAAVAPSACAIPGPAGTLASSAWMRFAFSELRFPVLGVAESDGQVWVRLRMQGRHTGPFVRFRDGALDQAVPPTGRQIDFEQVHVLGVRDGKVVSHEAVRDDVTMLGQLGVFPPSPAVGLRMVAWRLSGRATRAAAAVSQQADRAAEAFRSGAVTS, from the coding sequence ATGAACGCCGACGAACTGGCCCACGGGCTCTTCCGGATCCTGGAGACCGGGGACCCGTCCCTGGCCGCCTCCGTCGTCGCCGACGACAACTACAACCGCGAGGCGGCCGTCGCCCCCTCCGCCTGCGCGATCCCCGGCCCGGCGGGGACCCTCGCGTCGAGTGCCTGGATGCGCTTCGCGTTCAGCGAGCTGCGCTTCCCCGTCCTGGGGGTCGCCGAGAGCGACGGCCAGGTGTGGGTCAGGCTGCGCATGCAGGGGCGCCACACAGGTCCGTTCGTACGGTTCCGGGACGGCGCGCTCGACCAGGCCGTCCCTCCCACCGGGCGGCAGATCGATTTCGAGCAGGTGCACGTGCTCGGCGTCCGTGACGGCAAGGTCGTCAGCCACGAGGCCGTACGGGACGACGTCACCATGCTCGGTCAGCTCGGTGTGTTCCCGCCGAGCCCCGCCGTGGGGCTGCGCATGGTCGCCTGGCGCCTTTCCGGGCGGGCGACGCGCGCCGCGGCCGCGGTCTCCCAACAGGCAGACCGGGCCGCGGAGGCGTTCCGTTCGGGGGCCGTGACGTCGTGA
- a CDS encoding CPBP family intramembrane glutamic endopeptidase, with protein sequence MFQRTSGTGTTKSGEGLRGRGLPLFFTVTFTTTWAFWLLAIALGGSPTSSPTAVPYLLGGFGPVFGALAVRARRARRREPVPARAVPYRQGVRVFLALPLLVLASASVVVGALLADLVGGPGVSLTEGRELISTVGGVVPFFVSMLIAGPLAEEPGWRGTAYPRLRASMSRVRAGVLLGAVWAVWHLPLFFVDGTVQAELGLFSWSGLMFSLSVVPVALLTGYAYERAGVVASVAVHLGFNATMAVLTVESPVTQALVLAVQLVLAATLLGTSRGREAVRSDRPVRVEAVPVPAPAPTR encoded by the coding sequence ATGTTCCAGCGGACGAGCGGGACCGGAACCACCAAGAGTGGCGAGGGGCTGCGGGGACGTGGCCTCCCGCTCTTCTTCACGGTCACCTTCACCACGACCTGGGCCTTCTGGCTGCTCGCGATCGCGCTCGGCGGATCACCGACCAGCTCCCCCACCGCCGTTCCGTACCTGCTCGGCGGCTTCGGCCCGGTGTTCGGCGCGCTCGCGGTCCGGGCGCGGCGGGCCCGCCGCCGGGAGCCCGTGCCCGCGCGTGCGGTGCCGTACCGGCAGGGGGTACGGGTGTTCCTGGCGCTGCCCCTGCTGGTGCTGGCGTCGGCGAGCGTCGTGGTGGGCGCGCTGCTCGCGGACCTGGTGGGCGGTCCCGGGGTGAGCCTGACCGAGGGCAGGGAGCTGATCTCGACGGTGGGCGGAGTGGTTCCGTTCTTCGTCAGCATGCTGATCGCGGGGCCGCTGGCCGAGGAGCCGGGCTGGCGCGGTACGGCGTACCCGCGGCTGCGCGCGTCGATGAGCCGGGTCCGGGCCGGTGTTCTGCTGGGCGCGGTGTGGGCGGTGTGGCACCTGCCGCTGTTCTTCGTCGACGGCACGGTGCAGGCCGAGTTGGGGCTCTTCAGCTGGAGCGGCCTGATGTTCTCGCTGAGCGTCGTCCCGGTGGCGCTGCTGACCGGTTACGCGTACGAACGTGCCGGAGTCGTCGCGTCCGTCGCGGTCCACCTCGGGTTCAACGCGACGATGGCGGTGCTGACGGTCGAGTCACCGGTGACGCAGGCGCTGGTCCTGGCGGTGCAGCTCGTCCTGGCTGCGACGCTGCTGGGGACGAGCCGGGGGCGCGAGGCGGTCCGGTCGGACCGACCGGTGCGGGTCGAGGCCGTACCCGTACCCGCACCCGCACCCACTCGCTGA
- a CDS encoding SRPBCC family protein has protein sequence MTDYVRIAQSITIDASQERVFQFVSDFRNDRQWRPEIRRVELRGPLMIGTQLVQEARLLGFFSLSVLTEVVELEPGRRLVTRTPPEYDAHIFNVRAVEVLSVDVVRFVYELSFDKAAVKKALRFTVPAGVVSTFYGAAVRRYLGTVKHLVEES, from the coding sequence ATGACAGATTATGTGCGCATCGCGCAGTCCATAACGATTGACGCGTCACAGGAGCGCGTCTTCCAGTTCGTGAGCGACTTTCGCAACGACCGGCAGTGGCGGCCCGAGATCAGGCGGGTGGAGCTGCGCGGACCGTTGATGATCGGTACCCAACTGGTCCAGGAAGCAAGGCTGTTGGGCTTCTTCTCCCTCTCGGTGCTCACCGAGGTGGTCGAGCTGGAACCGGGCCGGCGGCTTGTCACCCGTACCCCTCCCGAATACGACGCGCACATCTTCAACGTCCGGGCCGTGGAGGTGCTTTCGGTCGACGTCGTCAGGTTTGTGTACGAACTCAGCTTCGACAAGGCCGCCGTGAAGAAGGCGCTTCGGTTCACCGTGCCGGCGGGGGTGGTCTCGACTTTTTACGGGGCGGCGGTCCGCCGCTATCTCGGGACCGTCAAGCACCTCGTCGAGGAGAGCTGA
- a CDS encoding bifunctional DNA primase/polymerase: protein MATTARHTATPALAHALSAAERGLPVIPLSPTKLPALPSPHRGEPEPGLCRGECGRPGHGVHDATTDPAAVRALFAAAPWATGYGIACGRAPHHLIGIDLDVTPVGAVSPGTALSPGTAPSPGTAPSPGTASGTPPYIEATPASVAALQQIALQHLFTLPETVTVLTPSGGRHIWLSGPPDVTVPNSAGRLAPGIDVRGAGGYLMGPGSVSARGAYRLVPGSAGLSPAPCPRALLRLLTPPTPPRPHRAETYRTGHRSGDPDQTADRRSPATDRPAQGHGLVQFVLAAHEGQRNTRLFWAACRAYEHGFGEALAETLIEAAVRTGLMEQEARATVASAARLSSPRRGA, encoded by the coding sequence ATGGCCACCACCGCCCGGCACACCGCCACCCCGGCTCTCGCCCACGCGCTGTCCGCCGCCGAGCGCGGGCTCCCCGTCATCCCCCTGTCCCCCACCAAGCTCCCCGCGCTGCCCTCACCGCACCGGGGCGAGCCCGAGCCGGGCCTCTGCCGCGGCGAGTGCGGGCGCCCGGGCCACGGCGTGCACGACGCGACCACCGACCCCGCCGCCGTACGGGCCCTGTTCGCGGCGGCGCCGTGGGCCACGGGGTACGGCATCGCGTGCGGCCGGGCCCCGCACCACCTGATCGGCATCGACCTGGACGTCACGCCGGTGGGGGCCGTATCTCCGGGTACGGCCCTGTCTCCCGGTACGGCCCCATCTCCCGGCACGGCCCCGTCTCCCGGTACGGCCTCCGGAACGCCTCCGTACATCGAAGCCACCCCGGCCTCGGTGGCCGCGCTCCAACAGATCGCCCTCCAGCACCTGTTCACGCTCCCGGAGACGGTCACGGTGCTGACCCCCAGCGGGGGCCGCCACATCTGGCTGTCGGGCCCGCCGGACGTCACCGTCCCCAACTCCGCAGGACGCCTCGCCCCCGGCATCGACGTACGGGGAGCCGGCGGCTACCTCATGGGCCCCGGCTCGGTCAGCGCCCGGGGCGCGTACCGGCTGGTCCCCGGTTCGGCCGGCCTCTCACCCGCGCCGTGCCCGCGCGCCCTGCTGCGCCTGCTCACGCCGCCGACGCCGCCCCGCCCGCACCGGGCGGAGACGTACCGGACCGGTCATCGTTCAGGCGACCCGGACCAGACGGCCGACCGCCGTTCCCCCGCCACCGACCGGCCGGCCCAGGGCCACGGGCTGGTGCAGTTCGTCCTGGCGGCGCACGAGGGCCAGCGCAACACCCGCCTGTTCTGGGCCGCGTGCCGGGCGTACGAACACGGCTTCGGGGAGGCGCTGGCGGAGACACTGATCGAGGCGGCGGTACGTACCGGCCTGATGGAACAGGAAGCGCGCGCGACGGTGGCCTCGGCCGCCCGCCTCAGCTCTCCTCGACGAGGTGCTTGA
- a CDS encoding SigE family RNA polymerase sigma factor, translated as MTTPVCTNASTAVKTTAFPPHSAHTAHPPHSTHPAHTPRPAHPARSTYAPYASFSSYVRARGPVLLRTARSLTANPSDAEDLLQTALTKTYVAWDRIEDHRALDGYVRRALLNTRTSQWRKRKVDEFACDELPEPVGLPEPDPAEQQAVHDAMWRAVMRLPDRQRAMVVLRYYEDLSEVQTAEVLGVSVGTVKSAVSRALGKLREDPELSPVR; from the coding sequence ATGACCACGCCTGTCTGCACAAACGCCTCCACAGCCGTCAAAACGACCGCCTTTCCGCCCCACTCCGCGCACACAGCGCACCCACCCCACTCCACGCACCCGGCGCACACCCCCCGCCCCGCGCACCCGGCCCGTTCGACCTACGCGCCGTACGCCTCGTTCTCGTCGTACGTACGCGCACGGGGCCCCGTCCTGCTCCGTACGGCACGCTCGCTCACCGCCAACCCGAGCGACGCGGAGGACCTGCTCCAGACAGCGCTCACCAAGACCTACGTCGCCTGGGACCGCATCGAGGACCACCGCGCCCTCGACGGATACGTACGCCGCGCCCTGCTCAACACCCGTACGTCACAGTGGCGCAAGCGCAAGGTCGACGAGTTCGCCTGCGACGAACTGCCCGAGCCGGTGGGGCTGCCCGAGCCCGATCCGGCCGAACAGCAGGCGGTGCACGACGCGATGTGGCGGGCGGTGATGAGACTGCCCGACCGCCAGCGGGCGATGGTGGTGCTGCGGTACTACGAAGACCTCAGCGAGGTGCAGACCGCCGAGGTGCTGGGCGTCTCGGTCGGTACGGTCAAGAGCGCGGTCTCGCGGGCGCTGGGAAAGCTCCGG